In a single window of the Nilaparvata lugens isolate BPH chromosome 1, ASM1435652v1, whole genome shotgun sequence genome:
- the LOC120352592 gene encoding uncharacterized protein LOC120352592 produces the protein MDEIWITKNENDGESEYGSHSEASSDLTEEQIAAAKELEDILNEQENSQNTSLIEASENSTFNNISACDDLEVSNAISPFDDSDNDKDYVPDSDQCSGEDENIVIKRRRLLSSPFKNDATNNPGPSITHVGLSLDNTMNRSESESDNSDVFMVSSGPSGRKNERRTVERNIIKRNRNGVHSRKNKQERKEKRNLGKEYTTS, from the exons ATGGATGAAATTTGGATTACCAAGAATGAAAATGATG GAGAATCTGAATATGGCAGTCACTCTGAGGCTTCATCTGATTTGACTGAGGAACAGATTGCTGCAGCTAAAGAATTGGAAGATATTTTGAATGAACAAGAAAATTCGCAAAATACCAGCTTGATTGAAGCATCAGAAAATTCTACTTTCAACAATATCAGTGCTTGTGATGATCTCGAGGTGAGCAATGCAATTTCTCCATTTGATGATTCTGACAATGATAAGGATTATGTCCCAGACTCTGATCAGTGTTCTGGTGAAGATGAAAACATAGTCATTAAGAGAAGGAGACTCCTGTCATCTCCTTTTAAGAACGATGCTACCAATAATCCTGGTCCTTCAATCACACATGTTGGATTAAGTTTGGACAATACCATGAATAGGAGTGAAAGCGAATCAGATAATAGTGATGTGTTTATGGTATCATCTGGGCCATCAGgaaggaaaaatgaaagaagaacAGTAGAAAGAAACATCATTAAAAGAAACAGAAATGGTGTACATAGTCGTAAAAATAAACaggaaagaaaagaaaaacgaaACCTGGGGAAAGAATATACTACTAGTTAA